The following coding sequences lie in one Leucobacter allii genomic window:
- a CDS encoding 3-methyladenine DNA glycosylase — protein sequence MRTSTESRLVPEAEWRAAERAHRERADALSAAHRDRRRLGASHPVEDFLWTYYSMKPGELARWHPGSGLRLAGAGRERGGWRYYRSRGADAELDLAGFFAKRGGTVDYVERLLAATLAHPPRFACFGLHEWAMVYRMTPEQLRHAALPLRIGHAATDRVVEEHPIACSHFDAYRFFTPEAAPLNALRPSREAQPELEQSGCLHAGMDVYKWAGKLGPIVPGEVLLDAFVLARDIREVDMRASPYDVRGWAGADGVPLAPIPIEEPEGKRAYARLQRGFAARGDALRVRVLDAIGAARAALVA from the coding sequence GTGCGCACGTCCACCGAATCCCGGCTCGTCCCCGAGGCCGAATGGCGCGCCGCGGAGCGGGCGCACCGCGAACGGGCCGACGCCCTCTCGGCGGCGCACCGGGATCGGAGGCGACTCGGCGCATCGCACCCCGTCGAGGACTTCCTCTGGACCTACTACTCGATGAAGCCCGGGGAGCTGGCGCGCTGGCATCCCGGCTCGGGCCTGCGGCTCGCGGGCGCGGGGAGGGAGCGGGGCGGATGGCGGTACTACCGCAGCCGCGGCGCGGACGCGGAGCTCGACCTCGCGGGGTTCTTCGCGAAGCGGGGCGGCACGGTCGACTACGTCGAGCGGCTGCTCGCCGCGACGCTGGCCCACCCGCCGCGCTTCGCCTGCTTCGGTCTGCACGAGTGGGCGATGGTGTACCGCATGACGCCCGAGCAGCTGCGGCACGCCGCGCTGCCGCTCCGGATCGGGCACGCGGCGACGGATCGCGTCGTCGAGGAGCACCCCATCGCCTGCTCCCACTTCGACGCCTACCGCTTCTTCACCCCCGAGGCGGCGCCGCTCAACGCGCTCCGGCCGAGCCGCGAGGCGCAGCCGGAGCTCGAGCAGTCCGGATGCCTGCACGCCGGCATGGACGTCTACAAGTGGGCGGGCAAGCTCGGGCCGATCGTGCCGGGCGAGGTGCTGCTCGACGCCTTCGTCCTCGCCAGGGACATCCGCGAGGTCGACATGCGCGCCTCCCCCTACGACGTGCGCGGCTGGGCCGGCGCGGACGGGGTGCCGCTCGCTCCGATTCCCATCGAGGAGCCCGAGGGGAAGCGCGCGTACGCCCGTCTGCAGCGCGGCTTCGCCGCCCGCGGCGACGCGCTGCGCGTGCGCGTGCTCGACGCGATCGGAGCGGCGCGCGCGGCCCTCGTCGCCTGA
- a CDS encoding Rv2578c family radical SAM protein yields MRWSGQRVTATDDALPGLGVAEVAALPGHLRTVRAPEFAGLVFHEVLAKSALNRVPGASSMPFSWTVNPYRGCSHACVYCFARGSHRYLELDTGRDFDSQLVVKVNVAEVLGRELARPSWARARVALGTNTDPYQRAEGRYRLLPGIIAALARSGTPFSILTKGTLLRRDLPQLAEAAERVPVALAMSIAVGDPELQQSIEPGTPSTRARLATIAAARDAGFAPDVFLMPVLPHLTDDPGQLDALLRDIREAGARSVIYGPLHLRSHVKPWFFAWLEREHPELLPSYRSLYPGSASRAPQSYRMALAARIRPLIRKHGLERSSPAPVAAGPEPSAPGEPAPTLF; encoded by the coding sequence ATGCGGTGGAGCGGGCAGAGGGTGACGGCGACCGACGACGCCCTGCCCGGGCTCGGCGTCGCGGAGGTCGCCGCGCTGCCCGGGCATCTGCGCACCGTGCGCGCTCCCGAGTTCGCGGGGCTGGTCTTCCACGAGGTGCTCGCGAAGAGCGCCCTCAATCGGGTGCCGGGCGCCTCGTCGATGCCGTTCTCATGGACGGTGAACCCCTACCGCGGATGCTCCCACGCCTGCGTGTACTGCTTCGCGCGCGGCTCCCACCGCTACCTCGAGCTCGACACGGGCCGCGACTTCGACTCGCAGCTCGTCGTCAAGGTGAACGTGGCCGAGGTGCTCGGCCGCGAACTCGCGCGACCGAGCTGGGCGCGCGCTCGCGTGGCGCTCGGCACGAACACGGACCCCTACCAGCGGGCCGAGGGCCGCTACCGGCTCCTGCCAGGGATCATCGCGGCGCTCGCGCGGAGCGGCACACCGTTCTCGATCCTCACGAAGGGCACACTGCTGCGCCGCGATCTGCCTCAGCTCGCCGAGGCCGCCGAACGCGTCCCGGTCGCGCTCGCGATGTCCATCGCCGTGGGAGACCCCGAGCTGCAGCAGTCGATCGAGCCGGGGACCCCGAGCACGCGGGCGCGGCTCGCCACCATCGCCGCCGCACGGGACGCGGGGTTCGCCCCCGACGTGTTCCTCATGCCCGTGCTGCCCCATCTCACCGACGACCCGGGGCAGCTCGACGCGCTGCTCCGCGACATCCGCGAGGCCGGAGCGCGCTCCGTGATATACGGGCCGCTGCACCTGCGCAGCCACGTGAAGCCCTGGTTCTTCGCCTGGCTCGAGCGCGAGCACCCGGAGCTCCTGCCGAGCTACCGCTCGCTCTACCCGGGGAGCGCGAGCCGGGCGCCGCAGTCCTACCGCATGGCTCTCGCCGCGCGGATCCGCCCCCTCATCCGCAAGCACGGGCTGGAGCGGTCCTCGCCCGCGCCCGTCGCCGCGGGGCCCGAGCCGAGCGCGCCGGGAGAGCCGGCTCCGACCCTGTTCTGA